A genomic region of Lysinibacillus sp. 2017 contains the following coding sequences:
- a CDS encoding cupin domain-containing protein: protein MKRTVVNQVTGEQITFLETAQETNGEHLLIEVALPPQGDGPPLHLHDEFEEEFEVVSGKLTVTLGKEQHILQQGDRRLVTLNTVHTFTNNYDEPVVFRVRLTPPSEFEQSVRIHYGLMDDGLVDAKGNPKDLAHTALILSMQNTLVAGIPLWIQRKLFKFIVNRAHKKNRYKALEKYTGKVITK, encoded by the coding sequence ATGAAGCGAACGGTAGTCAATCAAGTAACTGGAGAGCAAATTACATTTTTAGAAACAGCGCAAGAAACAAATGGAGAGCATCTTTTAATTGAAGTAGCATTACCACCTCAAGGAGATGGACCACCATTACATCTTCATGACGAGTTTGAAGAGGAATTTGAAGTAGTTTCTGGTAAGTTGACGGTGACTTTAGGAAAAGAGCAACATATTTTACAGCAAGGAGATCGACGCTTAGTCACATTAAATACTGTACATACATTTACGAATAATTATGATGAGCCAGTTGTATTCCGCGTCCGATTAACACCACCAAGCGAATTTGAACAGTCTGTGCGCATTCATTATGGCTTAATGGATGATGGACTTGTTGATGCAAAGGGAAATCCGAAAGATTTGGCACATACTGCACTAATCTTATCAATGCAAAATACTCTTGTAGCAGGAATTCCACTATGGATACAACGTAAACTATTCAAATTTATTGTCAATCGCGCACATAAGAAGAATCGTTATAAAGCGTTAGAAAAGTATACAGGAAAAGTTATTACTAAATAA
- a CDS encoding DegV family protein has product MRIYTDSGSDLPKDFFEKEDVHLFPLRVLIKGNEYDDIIGISTDQVYAAIAEGDLPKTSQVSLEIFLTAFEELAKSGEEGIYIAFSSGLSGTCQTAIMAKNQLLESYPNLKLAIIDTKCASFGQGLVAREAVKLRKFEIGFDEAVQTLTNMASSMEHLFTVGDLNHLAKGGRVSKSSAIVGGLLNIKPILNMEDGKLVPLEKTRGFKKAIKRMIELMKERGGDFTNKTVGLSHSNDEELLYEVKAVIEEQLKPKAIEYTTIGAVIGAHVGRGTIGIYFTNDNK; this is encoded by the coding sequence ATGCGAATTTATACTGATAGTGGTTCTGATTTACCGAAAGACTTTTTTGAAAAAGAAGATGTTCATTTATTTCCACTACGTGTGCTAATTAAAGGAAATGAGTATGATGACATCATTGGTATATCAACGGATCAAGTATATGCTGCTATTGCAGAAGGTGATTTACCAAAAACATCACAAGTTTCATTAGAAATATTTTTAACTGCATTTGAGGAGTTAGCAAAATCAGGCGAGGAAGGGATTTATATTGCCTTTTCATCTGGACTTTCTGGAACTTGCCAAACTGCTATTATGGCGAAAAATCAATTGCTTGAAAGTTATCCTAACTTAAAATTAGCAATTATTGATACAAAGTGTGCCTCATTTGGTCAAGGTCTCGTAGCAAGAGAGGCTGTTAAACTAAGAAAATTCGAGATTGGGTTTGATGAAGCCGTACAAACATTAACAAACATGGCATCATCTATGGAGCATCTATTTACAGTTGGTGATTTGAATCATTTAGCTAAAGGCGGACGTGTTTCTAAGTCGAGTGCCATTGTAGGCGGATTACTCAATATTAAACCGATTTTAAATATGGAAGACGGTAAACTCGTACCATTAGAAAAAACACGTGGCTTTAAAAAGGCAATTAAACGCATGATTGAACTTATGAAAGAGCGTGGTGGCGATTTTACAAATAAAACGGTTGGTCTTTCACATAGTAATGATGAAGAATTATTGTACGAAGTGAAAGCAGTAATTGAAGAACAACTTAAACCAAAAGCCATTGAATATACAACAATTGGTGCAGTAATTGGCGCACATGTAGGTCGAGGAACAATTGGTATTTACTTTACAAATGACAACAAATAA
- a CDS encoding DUF2268 domain-containing protein: protein MAIIHTKHLFEEDKNRESLACELVQPIFPHVAPEAIQYELVQQGLLQKGKLSLPFNAWQLIDQQFKELQLAWQGPTIPVYIFPIKTGFVKNGIAYKNGICLFISAQLLVKELHALFSHEYHHICRRLYVAEPPTLVDSLIMEGLAEDAVENLFGKDALSPWTERYSLDEVRDYWQSHFIHVLDQKGLPYHQPFLFGDAQLGLPPWIGYCTGYRIIQAFKEKCGPFDLKELLQIKAEAILDGAGFNHI, encoded by the coding sequence ATGGCTATTATTCATACAAAGCATCTTTTTGAAGAAGACAAAAATAGAGAAAGTCTTGCTTGTGAACTTGTTCAACCTATTTTTCCGCATGTAGCACCAGAAGCTATACAATATGAGCTGGTACAACAAGGCTTACTTCAAAAAGGTAAGCTATCTTTACCATTTAATGCTTGGCAATTAATCGACCAACAGTTCAAGGAATTACAACTTGCATGGCAAGGCCCTACTATTCCTGTTTATATTTTTCCTATTAAAACTGGCTTTGTTAAAAATGGCATCGCCTATAAGAACGGCATCTGTCTTTTCATTTCAGCGCAATTATTAGTTAAAGAATTACATGCGCTTTTTTCACATGAATATCATCATATCTGTCGCAGATTATATGTAGCTGAACCACCCACATTGGTCGATTCCCTTATAATGGAAGGGCTCGCTGAGGACGCGGTGGAAAATCTATTTGGAAAGGATGCATTAAGTCCATGGACAGAACGTTATTCCCTAGATGAAGTAAGGGATTATTGGCAGTCTCACTTTATTCATGTGCTCGATCAAAAAGGATTGCCTTATCACCAGCCCTTTTTATTTGGAGATGCTCAATTAGGTTTACCTCCATGGATTGGCTATTGTACGGGGTACCGAATCATTCAAGCTTTTAAGGAGAAATGTGGACCCTTTGATCTAAAAGAACTCCTGCAAATAAAAGCAGAAGCTATTCTTGATGGGGCGGGATTTAACCACATTTAA
- a CDS encoding peptidylprolyl isomerase, which yields MFLRKKSLVSVLILAMVVALLAACGNENSSEDENQSSNVDYASQVTENPIVTITMENDEKIIVELEPKVAPNTVANFIALVKDGFYDGLIFHRVIPGFMVQGGDPDGTGMGGPDYSIKGEFSSNGFENTLAHERGVLSMARSKDPDSAGSQFFIMVEEATHLDGDYAAFGKVIEGMDVVDKVVAVERDGSDKPLEEQKMKTVEVDTKGFDYPEPVVQK from the coding sequence ATGTTTTTACGTAAGAAAAGTTTAGTAAGTGTGCTTATTTTAGCGATGGTTGTCGCTCTGTTAGCAGCATGCGGTAATGAAAATTCATCTGAAGATGAGAATCAATCTTCAAATGTAGATTATGCTTCACAAGTGACGGAAAACCCGATTGTGACAATTACAATGGAAAACGATGAGAAAATAATTGTTGAGTTAGAGCCAAAGGTAGCGCCAAACACGGTAGCAAACTTTATCGCCCTTGTTAAGGATGGTTTTTACGATGGGCTAATTTTCCACCGTGTCATTCCTGGTTTCATGGTACAAGGTGGAGATCCTGATGGGACAGGGATGGGTGGTCCAGATTATTCGATCAAAGGCGAGTTTTCTTCAAATGGCTTTGAAAATACATTAGCTCATGAGCGTGGGGTACTTTCAATGGCACGTTCAAAAGATCCAGATTCTGCAGGATCACAATTCTTTATCATGGTAGAGGAAGCAACGCATTTAGATGGGGATTATGCTGCCTTTGGTAAAGTGATTGAAGGCATGGATGTAGTGGACAAAGTGGTTGCAGTTGAGCGCGATGGTAGCGATAAGCCACTAGAAGAACAAAAAATGAAAACGGTTGAAGTAGATACGAAAGGCTTTGATTATCCAGAGCCAGTCGTTCAAAAATAA
- a CDS encoding helix-turn-helix domain-containing protein, which translates to MKNGIGSTLKNSRKQRGLTQQQLAEGICTQAMISHFEKGESVPSSIVLYELATRLSIDINDFFKDLKPSTKLLDNQNHMHQLIRKLVAQYDYSSVKILVEAELEKKSNLSSEELVFLYWHQGIYEWELTKDAFYALKIFEKALSIPLNSNSTLPISIRNSRAIIHFNQNNYALALEEYEDCLELIKQMKEIDTNIIKKVYFGLSRVHLYDEKYEEALLYCESAIQMAIQQESLYLLGELLFQKGRIYIKANDWYQGSIALNQAKTLFELEGKIENIKVINKLLTKQEENEEDFQ; encoded by the coding sequence TTGAAAAATGGAATTGGAAGTACATTAAAAAATTCAAGAAAACAACGTGGGCTAACACAACAACAATTAGCAGAAGGAATTTGTACTCAAGCTATGATTAGCCACTTTGAGAAAGGAGAATCCGTCCCGTCAAGTATCGTCTTATATGAATTAGCTACGCGCTTATCAATCGATATCAATGACTTTTTCAAAGACTTAAAGCCTTCTACAAAACTATTAGACAATCAAAATCATATGCACCAATTAATAAGGAAGTTAGTCGCACAATATGACTATTCTTCTGTAAAAATTCTAGTAGAGGCTGAATTAGAAAAAAAATCAAATTTATCTTCTGAAGAATTGGTTTTTTTATATTGGCATCAAGGAATTTATGAATGGGAGCTTACTAAAGATGCCTTTTACGCCCTTAAAATATTCGAAAAAGCGCTTAGTATCCCTTTAAATTCGAATAGTACGTTGCCTATCTCAATTCGAAACAGCCGCGCGATAATTCATTTTAATCAAAATAACTATGCCCTTGCATTAGAAGAATATGAAGATTGTCTTGAGCTTATTAAACAAATGAAAGAAATAGATACGAATATTATCAAAAAAGTATATTTCGGCCTCTCGCGCGTTCATTTATACGATGAAAAATATGAAGAAGCCTTACTTTATTGTGAATCAGCTATTCAAATGGCCATCCAACAAGAATCGCTTTATTTACTTGGCGAGTTGCTATTCCAAAAAGGACGCATTTATATTAAAGCGAATGATTGGTATCAAGGAAGCATCGCTCTAAATCAAGCAAAAACTTTATTTGAATTAGAAGGGAAAATAGAAAACATTAAAGTAATTAATAAATTACTTACTAAACAAGAAGAAAATGAGGAGGATTTCCAATGA
- a CDS encoding ABC transporter permease subunit, whose protein sequence is MKKLWRSSYFMWLLMVLVVVVLAFYVYIYANTTSIDTEITKQQDSIYTTEQHIAELNKKIEAGIKEPGVNLEKEVGLYNEMLATDYLILNALEQQDWSAYFSLLTKNHEYAVQIANGELLQQSYNTYMWPTPYTTISLGEKYAWMQKYVVEPVFPIHTFSWMTTYDEEFSDAIVENFVLTSSNKHSSTGLYFSYELFAYGLSLIGIVYFLFLFSDLVTKEGYGRNGPIQFLWTQPIKRYQILMVKLIAVMVISIMLLALVWGLAMLLGITFNNGGDWYYPVLIYGENNHLSFIGMGLFLLKSFSLFLMFLLFSYSLLFLFSVLTNRAIIALGLTIMTIFVGIQIINQSLTFTYTQWVPFHYVNVFEVVSNEYAVRHDQFAISYETGMLTLFVGSVIILLFTFVLSKLKQGGIR, encoded by the coding sequence ATGAAGAAGTTATGGCGCTCTAGTTATTTTATGTGGTTGTTAATGGTTTTAGTAGTTGTTGTACTAGCTTTTTATGTATACATTTATGCAAATACAACTTCTATTGATACCGAAATAACAAAGCAACAAGATTCTATTTATACAACCGAGCAGCATATTGCGGAGTTGAATAAAAAAATAGAAGCAGGTATCAAGGAGCCAGGAGTGAATCTTGAAAAAGAGGTTGGTCTATATAATGAAATGTTAGCTACGGATTACTTAATTTTGAATGCACTTGAGCAGCAAGATTGGTCAGCTTACTTTTCTCTACTAACCAAAAATCACGAATACGCAGTCCAAATAGCTAACGGGGAACTCCTACAGCAATCATACAATACTTATATGTGGCCAACCCCCTATACTACGATCTCACTTGGAGAAAAATATGCTTGGATGCAAAAGTATGTTGTCGAGCCTGTATTTCCTATTCACACATTTTCATGGATGACAACTTATGATGAAGAGTTTTCTGATGCGATTGTAGAGAACTTTGTTTTAACATCCTCTAACAAACATTCTTCAACAGGATTATATTTTTCCTATGAATTATTTGCTTACGGTCTCTCACTCATAGGAATTGTGTACTTCCTATTTCTTTTCAGTGATCTTGTTACAAAAGAAGGCTACGGTCGAAATGGTCCGATTCAATTTTTATGGACACAGCCTATTAAACGTTATCAAATTTTAATGGTGAAGCTTATTGCAGTAATGGTTATTTCTATTATGCTACTTGCCCTTGTTTGGGGACTTGCCATGCTATTGGGGATTACTTTCAATAATGGTGGCGATTGGTACTATCCTGTACTAATTTATGGGGAAAATAATCATTTATCATTTATCGGAATGGGGTTGTTTTTATTAAAAAGCTTCAGTTTATTCCTCATGTTTTTACTATTTAGCTATAGTTTATTATTTTTATTTTCAGTACTAACAAACCGTGCCATTATTGCACTTGGTTTGACCATTATGACAATTTTTGTAGGAATCCAAATAATCAATCAGTCGCTTACGTTCACCTATACACAATGGGTTCCCTTTCATTATGTTAATGTTTTTGAAGTTGTCTCCAATGAATATGCGGTTCGTCATGACCAATTTGCTATTTCTTATGAAACGGGGATGCTCACATTATTTGTAGGTAGTGTCATCATTCTACTATTTACATTTGTCCTATCGAAGCTCAAACAAGGGGGGATTAGATGA
- a CDS encoding ABC transporter ATP-binding protein produces the protein MIIEVNGLIKKYKKQLVLSGINIQIDTPQIIALVGPNGSGKTTMMNCLMNLLPFQEGQVTILGKKHTDASLFYEVSYLQDNRILYGDLTGYDHLKFICHIQRIPLSRVKEIAVYVGMDSYLKKRVRSYSLGMKQHLLLAMAIINRPKLLLLDEPVNGLDPTSAIHMRNILLDLHAKGTTIIISSHNLDEIDKLTNTIYFMKDGQLLKESLENYSTSHYKLTVSNIEKAKEILSDQTFDYTVEDQSILFEETKVVLQAIIDALNQNEIQINKIENYKIGAERRYMELFESELWR, from the coding sequence ATGATTATCGAAGTAAATGGATTAATAAAAAAATATAAAAAGCAATTAGTACTCAGTGGTATCAATATTCAAATCGATACACCTCAAATTATCGCCTTAGTCGGTCCAAATGGTTCTGGGAAAACAACCATGATGAACTGCCTGATGAACCTGCTACCCTTTCAAGAAGGTCAAGTGACGATTCTTGGGAAAAAGCATACTGATGCTTCTCTATTTTATGAAGTTTCTTATTTACAAGATAATCGTATTTTATATGGAGACTTAACAGGCTATGATCATTTAAAGTTTATATGTCATATACAAAGAATTCCTCTCTCACGTGTGAAGGAAATAGCTGTTTATGTAGGAATGGATAGCTATTTAAAAAAACGTGTACGCAGCTATTCTCTCGGTATGAAGCAGCACCTCTTACTTGCGATGGCCATTATAAATAGACCAAAGCTCTTATTATTGGATGAACCTGTTAATGGTCTAGATCCAACAAGTGCCATCCATATGCGAAATATTTTACTAGATTTACACGCTAAAGGAACGACCATTATTATTTCTTCGCATAATTTAGATGAAATCGATAAACTGACTAATACAATCTACTTTATGAAAGATGGCCAGCTTTTAAAAGAGTCGTTAGAGAATTATTCAACAAGTCATTATAAACTTACGGTTTCTAATATCGAAAAAGCTAAGGAAATCCTGTCAGACCAAACATTTGATTATACAGTGGAAGATCAGTCGATTTTATTTGAAGAAACTAAGGTAGTGCTTCAAGCCATTATCGATGCCCTCAATCAAAATGAAATTCAAATTAACAAAATTGAAAACTACAAAATTGGAGCAGAACGACGTTATATGGAGCTGTTTGAAAGTGAGTTGTGGAGATGA
- a CDS encoding ABC transporter permease, with translation MRLFQFELKKIIFGKRFLYIIVFLILCISALFLRNHIFQATIQQEREEHILSAMREGQKNISQLELTIENNPKDEVAKGKIIRMEEIINTLFDMRKAFHAGDWQQELRIENLFLAQLQDYKAMGGEFSYLSEDIKRTLAYNTKHIATNIAPEHETYSTALPNFMKQIIDIIVNFGIIAVVLILVGDSLTTEFEQRSIQFLYTQPLKKSAIIRSKFWSAVIIYGVVTLCSLVTAWGVALLFGKQGTFLYPILIEENGIFSFMTITDYGIAALTSVTVIILFVISLCLIVSLLFKNTIVSLLTILILLIGGYALFAQLSFSNIEWLNPFEYVLAKETIHKVGYDWYKGIGVTLAAAFLCYIISLLRIRFVRTM, from the coding sequence ATGAGACTATTTCAATTTGAACTCAAAAAAATCATCTTCGGTAAACGATTTCTCTATATAATAGTATTCCTTATCCTCTGCATCAGTGCCCTATTTTTACGAAATCATATTTTTCAAGCAACGATTCAACAAGAACGAGAAGAGCATATTCTTTCAGCGATGCGCGAAGGTCAAAAGAATATAAGTCAGCTTGAGTTAACTATTGAAAATAACCCTAAGGATGAAGTAGCCAAGGGAAAAATCATTCGAATGGAGGAAATCATCAATACACTTTTTGATATGCGTAAAGCATTTCATGCAGGTGATTGGCAACAAGAATTAAGAATAGAAAATCTTTTTTTAGCACAGCTCCAGGATTACAAGGCAATGGGTGGAGAATTTTCATATCTCAGTGAGGACATTAAGAGAACTTTAGCATACAATACCAAACATATCGCGACAAATATTGCACCAGAGCATGAAACATACAGTACAGCGCTTCCTAATTTTATGAAGCAAATTATTGATATTATTGTTAACTTCGGGATAATTGCCGTTGTACTAATCCTTGTGGGTGATAGTTTAACGACGGAATTTGAGCAACGTAGCATCCAATTTTTATATACACAGCCTTTGAAAAAAAGCGCCATCATACGTAGCAAATTCTGGAGTGCTGTAATCATTTATGGTGTAGTAACTCTATGTAGTCTAGTTACTGCTTGGGGTGTCGCTCTACTTTTCGGAAAACAAGGAACGTTTTTATATCCTATACTAATTGAAGAAAACGGGATATTTAGCTTTATGACAATTACTGATTATGGTATTGCTGCACTTACTTCCGTGACAGTGATCATACTATTTGTCATTTCCCTTTGTTTAATTGTTAGCTTACTATTCAAGAACACAATCGTTTCGCTGCTAACCATTCTTATTCTATTAATTGGCGGGTATGCCTTATTTGCTCAATTATCATTTTCGAACATAGAGTGGCTCAACCCATTTGAATATGTTTTAGCGAAAGAAACAATTCATAAAGTAGGTTACGATTGGTATAAAGGCATTGGTGTAACACTAGCCGCAGCATTCCTGTGCTATATAATTTCCCTTTTGCGCATACGTTTTGTGCGAACGATGTAG
- a CDS encoding isoprenylcysteine carboxyl methyltransferase family protein: MLFYFLLVFVMIQRLIELLIAKRNEKTLLAKGAYEVGATHYPWMISLHVSFFISLFIEVIYFKSILTPLYLLLVVFILLQLLRVWCLVSLGPFWNTKIIILPGANVVMKGPYAYIRHPNYLVVCLEIAVLPLMFQAYFTAICFTILNFIILSVRIPVEENALKEATNYAEFIERNVNEKKHS, from the coding sequence GTGCTTTTTTATTTCCTTTTAGTTTTCGTTATGATTCAAAGGCTCATAGAACTTCTCATCGCGAAAAGAAATGAAAAAACGCTGCTTGCAAAAGGAGCTTATGAAGTAGGAGCAACGCATTATCCATGGATGATTTCGTTACATGTAAGCTTTTTTATAAGCCTTTTTATAGAAGTTATTTATTTTAAATCCATTCTTACACCACTTTATCTATTGCTGGTTGTATTTATACTTTTACAACTGTTAAGGGTATGGTGCTTAGTATCACTGGGTCCATTCTGGAATACAAAAATAATAATTTTACCAGGTGCAAATGTCGTCATGAAAGGCCCATACGCATATATCCGACATCCCAATTATTTAGTTGTTTGTCTTGAAATTGCTGTACTGCCATTAATGTTTCAAGCCTACTTTACAGCTATTTGTTTTACAATTTTAAATTTCATCATACTTTCCGTTCGGATTCCAGTGGAGGAAAATGCGTTAAAAGAAGCGACAAACTATGCTGAATTTATTGAACGCAATGTAAACGAGAAAAAGCATAGTTGA
- a CDS encoding type III polyketide synthase, translating to MPKIASVGTYTPPYPLAQSNIEQLTKELFQHKMPRLERLLKVFENGEIETRNFCVPPDWYREDHTFEERNELYIQLATTYSVEVIERCLTNRTFLQNDISTEDIDAILFVSSTGISTPSIDARIMNRLPFSDQIVRIPIWGLGCAGGAAGISRANDYCKAYPNAKVLVVCVELCSLTFQKDDYTKSNLVGTSLFADGAACVLVCGDHVEHEQHMTIPHILGSGSKWMPNSENVMGWNVKNSGLHVVFSKSIPSIISNWLGPFIHEFLSTYKILPEQIENFVAHPGGKKVLNAYEEALQLTKNHTTVSREILKAHGNMSSPTVLYVLEQFMLKKNESNTFGLLVALGPGFSGEAVLLEWRE from the coding sequence ATTCCTAAAATCGCTTCGGTTGGTACATATACGCCACCTTACCCATTGGCACAGTCTAATATTGAACAATTGACGAAAGAACTCTTTCAACACAAAATGCCAAGATTAGAACGGCTATTAAAAGTGTTTGAAAATGGTGAAATTGAAACACGTAATTTCTGCGTTCCACCAGATTGGTATCGTGAGGACCATACTTTTGAAGAACGCAATGAACTTTATATTCAGTTAGCTACGACGTATAGTGTGGAAGTAATTGAAAGATGTTTAACCAATCGTACTTTTTTACAAAATGATATCTCAACAGAAGATATTGACGCTATACTTTTCGTCAGTAGTACCGGTATTTCAACCCCAAGCATTGATGCACGCATTATGAATAGATTACCTTTTTCTGATCAAATTGTCCGGATACCAATCTGGGGACTTGGTTGTGCTGGAGGAGCAGCTGGTATTAGTAGAGCCAATGACTATTGCAAAGCCTATCCAAATGCTAAAGTCCTGGTAGTGTGTGTGGAGCTTTGTAGCTTAACATTTCAAAAAGATGATTATACAAAAAGTAACTTAGTCGGGACATCCTTATTTGCAGATGGCGCGGCTTGTGTGCTTGTTTGTGGGGATCATGTGGAGCACGAACAGCATATGACTATACCACACATCCTTGGTAGCGGATCAAAGTGGATGCCGAATTCCGAAAATGTGATGGGGTGGAATGTGAAAAATAGCGGATTACATGTAGTATTTTCAAAGAGTATTCCTAGCATCATTTCAAATTGGCTTGGGCCCTTTATTCATGAATTTCTAAGTACCTATAAGATTTTACCAGAGCAAATTGAAAATTTTGTTGCACACCCTGGTGGGAAAAAAGTGTTAAATGCTTATGAGGAGGCCTTGCAATTAACAAAAAATCATACGACTGTTTCACGTGAAATATTAAAAGCTCATGGCAATATGTCTTCTCCAACGGTTCTATATGTTTTAGAACAATTTATGTTAAAGAAAAATGAATCAAATACGTTTGGTTTATTAGTGGCGCTTGGTCCTGGTTTTAGTGGGGAAGCTGTGTTATTAGAATGGAGGGAGTAA
- a CDS encoding TetR/AcrR family transcriptional regulator has protein sequence MSIYTEKNRKTKRLIQMSFLKILENKPFEAITVGDITKFAKINRGTFYLHYKDKFDLLDQVEQQLFEDVGNHIDELQTHYSSTQTFEKGQEQLAATLFSSIKMHAPLLKIFLSDRGRAGFHLRFRDAFSEKVRVNLEKNENLMANLKVPIEYFLSFITSAFLGLIEQWVQNGLDKTPEEMTNLYIDIISFIKRDNGA, from the coding sequence ATGAGTATTTATACAGAAAAAAATCGGAAAACAAAACGACTTATTCAAATGTCCTTTCTGAAAATTTTAGAAAATAAGCCGTTTGAAGCGATTACCGTAGGAGACATTACAAAATTTGCAAAAATTAATCGCGGGACATTTTATTTACATTATAAAGATAAGTTTGATTTGCTGGATCAAGTAGAGCAGCAACTATTTGAAGATGTAGGAAACCATATTGATGAGTTGCAAACACATTATTCATCTACACAGACGTTTGAAAAAGGGCAAGAGCAATTAGCAGCCACATTATTTAGCTCGATTAAAATGCATGCACCCTTATTAAAAATCTTTTTAAGTGACCGCGGTAGAGCAGGCTTTCACCTTCGATTTCGAGATGCCTTTTCAGAAAAAGTGCGCGTTAATTTAGAAAAAAATGAAAACCTCATGGCGAATTTAAAAGTCCCAATTGAATACTTTTTATCCTTCATCACTTCTGCTTTTTTAGGATTAATTGAACAATGGGTTCAAAATGGGTTAGATAAAACCCCTGAAGAAATGACCAATCTATATATCGATATTATTTCCTTTATCAAAAGAGATAACGGAGCATAG
- a CDS encoding ABC transporter permease, with protein sequence MRLFKEKLAWAAPIAVILIIALFSLNLFAQGDPKVKNLPVALITSDEGDHVDAVKTAIEQMSKGIDGEEPMLTFTNEKEADIEDLFADKEYYAALVIPEGYNDAVQNAMTNNTPATLKVYINQGFNMTGANFAKTALNGLITQISNQYSTNFVEQMGDEQIDANKASVLVHPIVSEEKVFNAITTATANGSAPTLMAVPAWVGALIGGFIVFLASSSILKREMLTRKQTLRLMGGQILFGIIIALFSGFTVATLAQLAGINMPSYLLVASFVSFAAFCFFLLVSAITAWIGKPAITLFMVVMLLGMGVLMTPQEMLPSFFVNFIRPWVPLRFASEGLREIFYFGSGFYTGGSFNTILGIGIAGLVILLLSIFKPVRAKNN encoded by the coding sequence ATGAGATTATTTAAAGAAAAATTAGCATGGGCTGCTCCCATCGCTGTTATATTAATTATTGCTCTATTCTCGCTGAACTTATTCGCTCAAGGGGATCCAAAGGTAAAAAATCTACCAGTTGCACTTATTACGAGTGATGAGGGCGACCATGTTGACGCTGTAAAAACTGCAATTGAACAAATGAGTAAAGGTATCGACGGGGAAGAACCGATGTTAACTTTTACAAATGAAAAAGAAGCAGATATTGAAGATTTATTTGCTGATAAAGAATATTACGCAGCATTAGTTATTCCAGAGGGTTATAATGATGCCGTGCAAAATGCCATGACAAACAACACACCTGCAACTTTAAAAGTCTATATTAACCAAGGCTTTAACATGACAGGTGCAAACTTTGCAAAAACTGCTTTAAACGGTTTAATTACACAGATTAGCAATCAATATTCTACAAACTTTGTAGAGCAAATGGGCGATGAGCAAATCGATGCGAACAAAGCATCCGTGCTAGTACACCCAATCGTTTCCGAAGAAAAAGTATTCAATGCCATTACAACGGCTACAGCTAATGGTAGTGCACCGACATTAATGGCCGTGCCTGCTTGGGTTGGCGCCTTAATCGGTGGTTTCATTGTATTCTTAGCATCATCAAGCATACTTAAAAGAGAGATGCTAACACGTAAACAAACATTACGCCTAATGGGTGGCCAAATTTTATTTGGTATTATTATCGCCCTATTCTCAGGTTTTACGGTGGCAACACTTGCACAGCTCGCTGGTATTAACATGCCAAGCTATTTACTAGTTGCGTCCTTTGTATCGTTTGCAGCGTTCTGTTTCTTCTTACTTGTATCAGCCATTACTGCATGGATTGGTAAACCAGCCATTACATTATTCATGGTTGTTATGCTTCTAGGTATGGGTGTTCTAATGACGCCACAAGAAATGCTTCCAAGTTTCTTCGTAAACTTCATCCGTCCATGGGTACCGCTTCGTTTCGCTTCTGAAGGGTTGCGTGAAATCTTCTACTTCGGTAGTGGCTTCTATACTGGTGGCTCATTCAACACGATTTTAGGAATCGGTATCGCTGGTTTAGTCATTTTACTACTTTCTATTTTCAAACCAGTACGTGCCAAAAACAATTAA